The genomic interval TCGATGCCGGCGCTCATCCGCAACGGCGGCAGGCTCTGGGGCATCGACGGGGGAGAGGACGACACGCTCGCTGTCATCCCCGACTCGTCGTATGCGACTGTCTTCCAGACGGTCATCGACGACGTGAACGCGCATGGTCCGCTGGACCCTGCCACGATCGGCTCGGTCCCCAACGTCGGCCTCATGGCACAGGCCGCCGAGGAGTACGGCAGCCACGACAAGACCTTCGAGATCTCCGCCCCGGGCACTGTGCAGGTGCTGGACCAGGCCGGTGAGGTCGTCCTCGTGCACACCGTGCAGCCCGGAGACATCTGGCGCGCCACCCAGACCAAGGACATCCCGGTCCGCGACTGGGTGAAGCTCGCAGTCACCCGCGCCCGCGCCAGTGGCTCGCCCGCCGTCTTCTGGCTCGACGAGTCGCGGTCCCACGATGCCGCGCTGATCGGGAAGGTCAAGACCTACCTCGCGGATCACGACACAGAGGGGCTCACGATCGAGATCCTCGCCCCTGCCGCGGCGACGCAGTACTCGCTCGATCGCCTCCGCAAGGGCGAGGACACCATCTCGGTCTCGGGGAACGTGCTTCGCGACTACCTCACCGACCTGTTCCCGATTCTCGAGGTCGGCACGTCGGCGAAGATGCTGAGCATCGTGCCGCTGCTCGCCGGCGGCGGGCTTTTCGAGACCGGTGCCGGAGGCTCGGCACCCAAGCACGTTCAGCAGCTCGTCGAACAGAATTATCTGCGCTGGGACTCGCTGGGTGAGTTCTTCGCGCTCGCTGCCTCGCTCGAGCACCTCGCGAACTACACCGGCAACGTCAAGGCGCAGGTTCTTGCCGACACTCTGGATGCGGCCACAGGCACGTTCCTCGAGAACGACAAGTCCCCGGGGCGGGCGCTGGGCACGATCGACAACCGCGGCAGCCACTTCTACCTCGCGCTGTACTGGGCGCAGGAGCTGGCCGGGCAGGATGCCGACCCCGAGCTGGCCGCCGTGTTCACGCCGATTGCCGAGAAGCTCGCCTCAAATGAGGAGGCCATCGTGGCCGAACTTCTCGCTGTTCAGGGGTCGCCGGCCGACATCGGCGGGTACTACCACCCCGACGTGGAGCTGGTCGCCCGGGTGATGCGCCCGTCGCAGACATTGAACGCGATCGTGGACGCCCTGGGCTGAGAGCGCCTATCCGCTCGTTCGCTCCTGTATGACGGCCACAGCCCCGGCGGCGAGTTTGATCGAGCCATCGATGCTGTCTCCGCTGATCAGTTCGAGTCCCGACGTCCGAACCTCGACGTCGGTGTCGCCGTGATTGATCAAGAACAGCCACGACGACGAGTCCGATTTCCGGCGGACCGCCTCGATGCCTGCCGCGACGGGAAGGCGCGCGCGCACGCCGGCATCCGTGATGACGGCGTCGACCAGCGCGTCGAAGCCGTCGCGGATGTCGGCCGACACGTACCATGCACGACCCGCCCCGACCGATCTGCGCGTCACGGCGGGCAATCCGACGAGGTCGCCCTCGGCATAGGTGTCCACGATCTCGGCGTCCGTGACTCTCAGCCGTTCGCTCCAGTCGATGGCTATCGAACCGGATGTGAGGACGATCTGCTCGCCCGCGAGCATCGGACAGAACTCCTCACCGACGACGCCGAGCATCTCGCGGAACGCGCCCGGATAGCCGCCGGTTCTGACGCGATTCTCTTCGTCCACAATGCCTGACAGGTGACCCACGACGACGGTCGCCCCGCGCAGCGCGGCTGCCGCGATCGCACCCGCTGTGGCATCGTTGACGGCGTACAGTCCAGGCACGACGAGAAGACCGTATGCCGTGAGATCCGCACGGGGTGGGACGACATCCGGGCCCAGGCCGCGGGCGGACAGAGCTTCGTGCCATCGCCGGCCGGATGCCTCGATCGGGTAGTCATGGATCGGCTTCTGGCCTTCCTCCCAGGCCCACTTCGCCGGGATGTCTGCCACGATCGCGACGCGGGAGGCCTCGACGAGGCTGCCAGCCACATGCTTGATCCTCTCGAGGGTCCGGCCGAGCTCCACCACCTCGCGCCATTGACGCGTATCCGAACCGGCATGCGGAACCATGCCCGAGTGATACTGCTCCACGCCCGACGCGGAAGCGCGCCACTGGAAGAACAGCGCACCGTCCGAGCCGTGCGCGATGTGCTGCAGACTATGGCGGATCATCTCGCCCGGCGCCTTCGGCGGATTGCGGGGCTGCCAGTTAACCGCGCTCGTCGAGTGCTCCATCAGCAGCCACGGCCTGGTGCGATCCAATCCGCGGGCACGGGACGCCACAAAAGCGAGTTCTCGTTCGCGATGGGGATCGGCCATCACTGCGTAGTGGTCGATCGCCACCACGTCGAGATCAGGCACCCAGTGCGAATAGTCCGCGACGCTTCCGCCGACCGCGAGCATGAGGTTCGTGGTGATGGGGGTTGCCACCCCTGCCGATCGCAGCGCCTCGCGCTCACGCCGGTATTGGCCCAGGAGTGCGTCCGAGCTGAAGCGATCGAAGGCGAGCAGCATCGATGGGCTCTGGCCGGACTCGCTCGCCAGCGGCGCGATCACGTCGTCGAAGGAGCGATAACGCAACCCCCACACCGCGGTGCCCCACGCTCGATTGAGCTCGTCGATCGTGCCATAGCGGTCACGCGCCCACTCGCGGAACGCGCGTGAGGACTCCTCGCAGTAGCAGAGGCGATTGCCGCCGCCCAGTTCGTTGCTGACGTGCCACATCCGCACGGCGGGATGCCGGCCGTAGCGCTCGCCGAGCCGTCGGGCGATCCGGCTCGAGTAGCGGTGCCATACCGGATGGCTGGCGCACCACCCGAGTCGCCCGCCTTGGTGGAATCTCGAGCCGTTGCGGTCGACCGGCACGATCTCAGGGTGCGTGCGCTGCAACCATGTCGGTGGAGCGGCGGTGGGAGTCGCCAGGTCGATGCCGATACCGGCGTCGTGGAGGAGTCCGATGACCTCATCGAACCACCCCCAATCCCACTCGTCGTCGTCGGTCTCGACGAACGCCCACGAGAACACGCCGAGCGTCACCGTGTTGACTCTCGCCTCCCGCATGAGCGCGATGTCTTCGCGCCATACGCTCGCCGGCCACTGCTCCGGGTTGTAGTCGCCGCCGAAGAGCAGCCCGTGCCCATCGGGCGTAGACCTCACGTTGCCCTCGCGCTGTGGACAGCAGCAGACAGGGGGTGTTTCGAACCCAGATCGGCGAGGGCGATCGCCCCGTCGATCCCTTCGCCGAGCGGGGAAACGAGCGTGATGTCGAAGTCGTGAGAGTCGCGGGTGAGCACGTCGGAGAAGGCACCCGCGAGCACTGCGGAGCGGAATACTCCGCCGATCGCGCACACCGACAGGCGGTCGTCAGGGTGCGC from Microbacterium pumilum carries:
- a CDS encoding NADP-dependent isocitrate dehydrogenase, which codes for MTDSTIIYTHTDEAPALATASFLPIVQAVAGQAGVGIDTRDISLAGRVLAAFPQRLTPEQQVGDALAELGGLATLPEANIIKLPNISASIPQLKAAIAELQSQGFDIPDYPDEALTVEDKDIRARYDRIKGSAVNPVLREGNSDRRAPLAVKNYARKHPHRNKAFPAGSKTRVATMGHDDFKSNEKSWVSPGDDVLTIQHVAEDGTATTLKAGLKVLPGEIVDATFLSAAALDAFLADTLAVAKADDVLYSVHLKATMMKVSDPIIFGHVVKVYFADVFDRYGDKIAEAGLTPNDGLGAILAGLASVDGGAAIADAITADLARGPRLSYTNSDKGLTNLHVPSDVIVDASMPALIRNGGRLWGIDGGEDDTLAVIPDSSYATVFQTVIDDVNAHGPLDPATIGSVPNVGLMAQAAEEYGSHDKTFEISAPGTVQVLDQAGEVVLVHTVQPGDIWRATQTKDIPVRDWVKLAVTRARASGSPAVFWLDESRSHDAALIGKVKTYLADHDTEGLTIEILAPAAATQYSLDRLRKGEDTISVSGNVLRDYLTDLFPILEVGTSAKMLSIVPLLAGGGLFETGAGGSAPKHVQQLVEQNYLRWDSLGEFFALAASLEHLANYTGNVKAQVLADTLDAATGTFLENDKSPGRALGTIDNRGSHFYLALYWAQELAGQDADPELAAVFTPIAEKLASNEEAIVAELLAVQGSPADIGGYYHPDVELVARVMRPSQTLNAIVDALG
- a CDS encoding beta-galactosidase: MRSTPDGHGLLFGGDYNPEQWPASVWREDIALMREARVNTVTLGVFSWAFVETDDDEWDWGWFDEVIGLLHDAGIGIDLATPTAAPPTWLQRTHPEIVPVDRNGSRFHQGGRLGWCASHPVWHRYSSRIARRLGERYGRHPAVRMWHVSNELGGGNRLCYCEESSRAFREWARDRYGTIDELNRAWGTAVWGLRYRSFDDVIAPLASESGQSPSMLLAFDRFSSDALLGQYRREREALRSAGVATPITTNLMLAVGGSVADYSHWVPDLDVVAIDHYAVMADPHRERELAFVASRARGLDRTRPWLLMEHSTSAVNWQPRNPPKAPGEMIRHSLQHIAHGSDGALFFQWRASASGVEQYHSGMVPHAGSDTRQWREVVELGRTLERIKHVAGSLVEASRVAIVADIPAKWAWEEGQKPIHDYPIEASGRRWHEALSARGLGPDVVPPRADLTAYGLLVVPGLYAVNDATAGAIAAAALRGATVVVGHLSGIVDEENRVRTGGYPGAFREMLGVVGEEFCPMLAGEQIVLTSGSIAIDWSERLRVTDAEIVDTYAEGDLVGLPAVTRRSVGAGRAWYVSADIRDGFDALVDAVITDAGVRARLPVAAGIEAVRRKSDSSSWLFLINHGDTDVEVRTSGLELISGDSIDGSIKLAAGAVAVIQERTSG